Genomic DNA from Trichoderma asperellum chromosome 5, complete sequence:
CATTTCCACATTCACACCGAAGAACCACCCCCGGGCTCTTACATCTAACATTGAGGATACATTGAACAATAATATGAGACAGCAGATAGGGCAAAGTGCCCATGGAGAGATTCACCAGCCAAGTACGTCAGCAATTCATTTCGGTGCTTCACCTACCACATATCCCCCACCTTCGTCCTTTGATACACTTGGTCCGGCTGCCATGGCAAAAGCCTTGCCGGTTGTTAATGCAAGAAACTCTTTAAATCTACTTAAAAGTCTATGTGAGCAAAGCCATTGGAAATGGATTGATGGAATTTTACTCGGTGGGTGTCTTTTATATGGCCTATCGCGGTTCGAGGATGCCGTAGAATGGTTCTCGAGAGTTCTTGCTCTAGATTCAAGGTTTGACCTGTTCCAGATGAACTATCAAGTGGTTGTTCTATATCTGACTCAGATTATAGCCATGTTGAGGCTATCACAAATATAGCCGCTACGCTTTATTGTCTTAaccgccaagaagaagctgaaaagCATTGGTTAAATGCTATCAAGCTATGTCCCTCTCATTTAGAAGCTACAGAACAGCTCGTTGGGTTGCTTTACAAGAAACGTAGCCGAGAAGCGATCGAAATTATTTGCTTTGTGCAACAAGCGCTGAAATTGCCAAAGGAACGCTCCACTCAGACTACGTACTCTGCCCCAGGCTTTCGTTCCGTGCCTTGCGATGATGAGCAGACGAGGAATGTGCGCGTCCAACAACCAGTTATTACGAACCACGGCTACCACCCTGAGTCTGCGCCTCGAATAGACGGCCATAACCTGGATGGCTCCGAGTTCGGGTCCAGCGGATACGCGCTCCCCAACAGTGAAAATGGCAGAATTTTAGCATTAGTTCATGCTAAAGGCACAATATTGTACGGCTTGAAGGATATTGAAAGAGCCTCCGAGGCATTCGAAGAAGCCGTCTTGATCAGCGTTGGAGACCGGATAAAAAGTGTCCAAGATCTGGTGAATCGAATCCATGTTGTGCTTTCTCCAGCAGGGTCTTTCCCCGCCAGTAATAATCAAGGACAAGCTTCACGGCGACCTCTTTTGCTACCCCCAGAAAAGGCCCGTCAGACTGCCCATCTTGTCTTTGCTGGCGGTGGAGGTGGCAGCGAGTTACCAGGACTGGCATTTGTTCCCGAGGGCGCCGCCAGGCGAGTTGCTGTACAAACGACTAGCAATGCTTTACTTTCACTAGCAAAGATTTTCCAAGATGCTACGTCTGGCGGTGGCATCGCTCCAAGTCTGCTCAGACAGCCTTCGGGGATCGGGGATATCCTAGCGTTGtactatctctctctctctctccaagaAAGCCCTTCTACTGCAAATAACATCGGTATACTCCTTGCCGGCGTGCAACAGATTGGTTCCAACAATGTCGGTGCGTCGGGGATGGCATCGTCCCGGCCTAGTCTGCCTGGTATTGTGCCTGGCAGCGGCCTTGCCCTCGCTTTGGCATACTATAACTATGGGCTTCGTCTTGACCCTAGACATGTTCACCTGCACACGAACCTTGGAAGCCTGCTGAAAGATGTTGGGCAATTAGATCTGGCAATTCAAATGTATGAGCGAGCAGTCTCCTGCGACCGAACCTTCGACATCGCTTTGACCAACTTGGCCAATGCAGTAAAAGACAAAGGTCGTATAAAGGACGCCATTGCGTACTACAGGCGAGCTGTAGAAGCGAATCCAGGATTCGCCGAAGCCGTCTGCGGGCTTTTGACAGCTCTCAACTCTGTATGCGACTGGCGtggcagaggaggagcgcTTCTCGAATCGGGTCAATATGACCGATGGCACGTTGATGAGGACGGCACTCTTGTAGATGTGCAGACAGCCATGCGTGGAAGCGGCCTAACGCAACGCGTGATTGGAATCATCAACCAGCAGCTAGGTGATGCATCACAATGGGGCTGTAATATACTACAGCAACCGACAATTCGTATGttggcgcagcagctgcacGGCCTCCCGCGCACACCGGGATTTGACCTTGAGAATGCGCTGCGGGCTTGGGCTCATAAACCGTGGGAAGGCCCGCGCTTGGTGCGTCTCGTGGAGCGGGCTACAAGAGTACTTCTCTGGACGTGGTATCATGACAAGTACGTTGCCAAGAGAGAGACCACGTCTTCGCGCTATCTGCGGCCTCAACTACCCTCTTCTCTCACCATACCGTCTGCGCCGACTGTGCTTCCTTTCCACACTTTCACATACCCATTGTCTGCTAAAGACATACGATCGATTTCCCAGCGCAATGCAATGCGTATATCATGTTCGACTCTTCGGTCCCCTTGGCTGCCGCCTACTGTATatccgccaccgccgccgccaagtcCCCATTTGAATGTTGGATACGTGTCGTCAGACTTCAACAATCATCCACTGGCTCATTTGTAAGAAATATCTTCCATATCTGATGatgttatttaatttaaatctATGACCAAAtgaactaatttattttcccAACACAGAATGCAATCCGTGTTCGGGTTCCATAACCCTCAGCGAGCTCGCGCTTTCTGCTATGCTACTACGCCTAGTGACAAATCTGTCCATCGACAACAGATTGAGAGAGAGGCTCCTGTGTTTCGCGATGTTAGTTCTTGGCCAGCAGATAAGCTTATCCAACAGATTATCCAAGACGAAATTCACATCTTGGTCAATCTTAATGGTTACACCAGAGGTGCTCGCAATGAGATATTCGCTGCTCGCCCAGCCCCAATTCAGATGTCCTTTATGGGATTTGCGGGAACTCTTGGCGCAGAATGGTGCGATTATATACTTGCTGATGCAACAGCTGTCCCACAAAGTACTTTGCGTCCTTGGAGAGCAAACGTCAGCATCGAGGATGTATTTTTCGACAATACCGAAGGCGATGACCTCTCGTGGATGTATTCGGAGAATATCATATTTTGTCGGGATACCTTCTTCTGTTGTGACCATGCACAGTCATGCGACCGTGGTGAGCGGGATGTAACAtgggaggatgaagagaaacGCAGGTGGCAGATGCGCAAGGAGCTATTTCCGGCTATACCAGATGATGCAATCATACTAGCCAACTTCAATCAACTGTACAAGGCAAGTGAAGGATGCGAGACGTCTTAGACTGGGCTCCCCAGCTAACCTGATAGTAGATTGACCCTACCACTTTCCGTTCTTGGTTGCGAATTCTAGCGAGGACGCCCAAAGCCCTACTCTGGCTGCTACGGTTCCCCGAATTAGGAGAAGTCAATCTGCGCCGAACAGCTGAAGCTTGGGCCGGGGCAGAAGTTGCTAGCCGACTAATCTTTACTGATGTAGCGCCAAAGAGCCAACACATCACCAGGGCGAGAGTGTGCGATCTATTCCTTGATACGGCGGAATGTAACGCTCATACTACTGCCGCTGATGTTTTGTGGTCAAGCACTCCGCTTCTCACTTTGCCTCGATATTCTTACAAGATGTGCTCTCGAATGGCTGCGTCTATCTTGCGAGGGGCGCTTCCTAAGACACCCGAAGGCGATCAAGCAGCATTGGAGCTGATTGCAGAAAACGAGACGGAGTATGAAGATTCAGCCACTGAACTAGCCGGAGGCTTGAGTTATACGGTCACAGACGAAGGGTATGGCCAAGGCACGGGGCGTCTAGCAGAAATTAGAAAGTTGTTATGGGATAGCAGATGGCAATGTGGGCTCTTCAACACTCGGCGGTGGGTTAACGATTTGGAGTCAGCCTATGAAGAGGCATGGCGGCGGTGGGTTTTGGGTAAGGGTGGTGacatatatctataaatatctaGATGGTACAACTCGCTGTGGTTTTTGGGGGCATACAGTTAAGCGGCTTGGTTCATGGCGTTT
This window encodes:
- a CDS encoding uncharacterized protein (EggNog:ENOG41), which codes for MLPLVQTHPRVVPTNFDAFGASNSSHGARPEQERRAIASPYHRPSTIRPFQLQYDSSAISAGSSSRDYDYHLRRKTPRGTIDAGYDGSPTQLSPGPPPLKQLILPTPSGIYPYLPPNNIPFHAKSRLSEHEQRSLGQAPPLTSPWPVVQERPNFVLSSDSSIPLQQPNLSWQSNGYPMFSQIPGMYQPLMRAAEYNVRAFCPPPASAADAATINQFGWQPGSMQPISTQPNYGYFDTSSQFSQWFMPPGAPGSFLQPQRSDPQLLSRSTADLKTNANVPRSSQPMLHGGYGGQNVIAHASSATKQYTSRSSFTEKALSQAQEHYVELLSYLQTARKFDQMTGANSNARSKILVFPRPPKSRKVNFGALQDAHGSTGRSNISTFTPKNHPRALTSNIEDTLNNNMRQQIGQSAHGEIHQPSTSAIHFGASPTTYPPPSSFDTLGPAAMAKALPVVNARNSLNLLKSLCEQSHWKWIDGILLGGCLLYGLSRFEDAVEWFSRVLALDSSHVEAITNIAATLYCLNRQEEAEKHWLNAIKLCPSHLEATEQLVGLLYKKRSREAIEIICFVQQALKLPKERSTQTTYSAPGFRSVPCDDEQTRNVRVQQPVITNHGYHPESAPRIDGHNLDGSEFGSSGYALPNSENGRILALVHAKGTILYGLKDIERASEAFEEAVLISVGDRIKSVQDLVNRIHVVLSPAGSFPASNNQGQASRRPLLLPPEKARQTAHLVFAGGGGGSELPGLAFVPEGAARRVAVQTTSNALLSLAKIFQDATSGGGIAPSLLRQPSGIGDILALYYLSLSLQESPSTANNIGILLAGVQQIGSNNVGASGMASSRPSLPGIVPGSGLALALAYYNYGLRLDPRHVHLHTNLGSLLKDVGQLDLAIQMYERAVSCDRTFDIALTNLANAVKDKGRIKDAIAYYRRAVEANPGFAEAVCGLLTALNSVCDWRGRGGALLESGQYDRWHVDEDGTLVDVQTAMRGSGLTQRVIGIINQQLGDASQWGCNILQQPTIRMLAQQLHGLPRTPGFDLENALRAWAHKPWEGPRLVRLVERATRVLLWTWYHDKYVAKRETTSSRYLRPQLPSSLTIPSAPTVLPFHTFTYPLSAKDIRSISQRNAMRISCSTLRSPWLPPTVYPPPPPPSPHLNVGYVSSDFNNHPLAHLMQSVFGFHNPQRARAFCYATTPSDKSVHRQQIEREAPVFRDVSSWPADKLIQQIIQDEIHILVNLNGYTRGARNEIFAARPAPIQMSFMGFAGTLGAEWCDYILADATAVPQSTLRPWRANVSIEDVFFDNTEGDDLSWMYSENIIFCRDTFFCCDHAQSCDRGERDVTWEDEEKRRWQMRKELFPAIPDDAIILANFNQLYKIDPTTFRSWLRILARTPKALLWLLRFPELGEVNLRRTAEAWAGAEVASRLIFTDVAPKSQHITRARVCDLFLDTAECNAHTTAADVLWSSTPLLTLPRYSYKMCSRMAASILRGALPKTPEGDQAALELIAENETEYEDSATELAGGLSYTVTDEGYGQGTGRLAEIRKLLWDSRWQCGLFNTRRWVNDLESAYEEAWRRWVLGKGGDIYL